Proteins co-encoded in one Dyella japonica A8 genomic window:
- a CDS encoding electron transfer flavoprotein subunit beta/FixA family protein — MKILVGYKRVVDYNVRIQVKPDGTGVVTDGVKLSANPFDDIALEEALRLREKGLAEEVVVVGIGPADLTAHLRNGLAMGANRAIHVVTSDAMQPLTAARVFQKLIEKEQPGLVILGKQAIDDDANQTGQMLAALWDRPQATFASKVEIANGKATVTREVDAGLEVIEAELPAVITTDLRLNEPRFIKLPDIMKAKSKPIDTIEFTSMGVEANDHLKTTHYAAPAKRSKGVMVKDAAELVAALKQKGLL, encoded by the coding sequence ATGAAAATTCTGGTCGGCTACAAGCGCGTCGTGGACTACAACGTCCGCATTCAGGTGAAGCCCGACGGTACGGGCGTGGTGACGGACGGCGTGAAGCTGTCCGCCAACCCCTTCGACGACATCGCGCTGGAAGAAGCGCTGCGCCTGCGCGAGAAGGGTCTCGCCGAGGAAGTGGTCGTCGTGGGCATCGGCCCGGCCGACCTCACCGCGCACCTGCGCAACGGCCTGGCCATGGGTGCCAACCGCGCCATCCACGTGGTGACCAGCGATGCCATGCAGCCGCTGACCGCCGCCCGCGTATTCCAGAAGCTGATCGAGAAGGAACAGCCGGGCCTGGTCATTCTGGGCAAGCAGGCCATCGACGACGACGCCAACCAGACCGGCCAGATGCTGGCCGCCCTGTGGGACCGCCCACAGGCCACCTTCGCCAGCAAAGTCGAGATCGCCAACGGCAAGGCCACGGTGACCCGTGAAGTCGACGCCGGCCTGGAAGTGATCGAAGCGGAACTGCCTGCCGTCATCACCACCGACCTGCGCCTGAACGAGCCGCGCTTCATCAAGCTGCCGGACATCATGAAGGCCAAGTCCAAGCCCATCGACACCATCGAATTCACTTCGATGGGCGTGGAAGCCAATGACCACCTCAAGACCACGCACTACGCCGCGCCGGCCAAGCGCAGCAAGGGCGTGATGGTGAAGGATGCGGCCGAACTGGTCGCGGCGCTGAAGCAGAAAGGGCTGTTGTGA
- a CDS encoding electron transfer flavoprotein subunit alpha/FixB family protein: protein MSKILVIAEHLNGKLNSSTARAVSAAAAVKPEAIDVLVLADSVDAIATEAAKIEGVSRVLTVARAENAHPLAAVLAPQIAKAAAGYSHVFAPSTTFGKDVLPRVAALLGVAQVSDVMSVEGSHTFKRPIYAGNAIITVEADAGSTVVATIRTASWAAAVSGANNAPVEALSVDATLPSHTRFVELQSGKSDRPDLQSAGKVVSGGRGVGSKENFEIIYKFADKIGAAVGASRAAVDAGYVPSDLQVGQTGKIIAPELYMAIGISGAIQHLTGIKDAGTIVAINKDGEAPIFEIADIGLVGDLFKIIPELEQSL from the coding sequence ATGAGCAAGATCCTCGTCATCGCCGAGCACCTGAACGGCAAGCTGAATTCCTCCACCGCGCGCGCCGTGAGCGCCGCCGCGGCCGTCAAGCCAGAAGCCATCGACGTGCTGGTGCTGGCCGACAGCGTCGACGCCATTGCCACCGAAGCGGCCAAGATCGAAGGCGTGAGCCGCGTGCTTACCGTCGCCCGAGCCGAGAACGCCCATCCGCTCGCCGCCGTGCTGGCCCCGCAGATCGCGAAGGCCGCCGCTGGCTACAGCCATGTGTTCGCGCCGTCCACCACGTTCGGCAAGGACGTGCTGCCGCGCGTCGCCGCCCTACTGGGCGTGGCCCAGGTCAGTGACGTGATGAGCGTGGAAGGCAGCCACACTTTCAAGCGCCCGATCTACGCCGGCAACGCCATCATCACCGTGGAAGCCGATGCCGGCAGCACGGTGGTCGCCACCATTCGCACGGCCTCGTGGGCCGCTGCCGTCAGCGGCGCCAACAACGCCCCGGTAGAAGCGCTCAGCGTTGACGCCACCCTGCCCTCGCATACCCGCTTCGTCGAGCTGCAGTCGGGCAAGAGCGATCGTCCGGACCTGCAGAGCGCCGGCAAGGTCGTCTCCGGCGGCCGCGGCGTGGGTTCGAAGGAAAACTTCGAGATCATCTACAAGTTCGCCGACAAGATCGGCGCTGCCGTGGGCGCCTCGCGTGCCGCGGTGGACGCCGGCTACGTGCCGAGCGACCTACAGGTCGGCCAGACCGGCAAGATCATCGCGCCTGAGCTCTACATGGCCATCGGCATTTCCGGCGCCATCCAGCACCTGACGGGCATCAAGGACGCAGGCACCATCGTGGCGATCAACAAGGACGGCGAGGCGCCGATCTTCGAGATCGCCGATATCGGCCTGGTGGGGGATCTGTTCAAGATCATCCCGGAGCTGGAGCAATCGCTTTAA
- a CDS encoding UbiA family prenyltransferase: protein MNSLPDTNSFVCDQHTMPLCVDLDGSLIHSDLLVESALLLLGKQPWMLFGMLVWLLKGKAHLKEQIARRVELDPSALPYNQELLAWLRSQQSKRPLILCTASDARLAIPVAKHVGVFDDVMASDGKRNLSGRNKADALVERFGEHGFDYVGNADVDLAVWQRAHGAIVVEASAHLSSAASRVAQVKQRFPAHKATLRTWLKALRVHQWVKNVLVFLPLLAAHRIFDLAAVAGTVLSFLCFGLCASSVYLTNDLLDLTADRHHHRKRSRPFAAGKLPLAAGPVVAALLLVCGFALASLLDVKFVLTLAAYYVLTTLYSLHLKRVVMLDVIVLAMLYTTRILAGTAAIQGKHSFWLMAFSMFIFLSLAMVKRFTELLGAQKAGKVTAKGRGYDVDDIPLIQSLGSASGYLAVLVLAQYVESTASSMLYRHPHYLWLLCPLLLYWISRTWAIAHRGVMHDDPVVFALKDKVSRILLVIAAAIVAISI, encoded by the coding sequence ATGAATTCATTGCCGGATACAAACTCTTTTGTGTGCGATCAGCACACCATGCCGTTGTGCGTCGACCTGGATGGCAGCCTGATCCATTCCGACCTGCTCGTGGAGTCAGCGTTACTTTTGCTGGGCAAGCAGCCATGGATGCTCTTTGGCATGCTGGTTTGGTTGCTTAAGGGAAAAGCTCATCTGAAGGAGCAGATTGCCCGGCGCGTCGAACTAGACCCATCCGCGCTCCCATACAATCAGGAATTGCTCGCCTGGCTCAGATCGCAGCAGTCGAAGCGGCCCTTGATCCTGTGCACGGCATCGGATGCCAGGCTTGCGATCCCAGTAGCCAAGCACGTTGGAGTTTTCGACGATGTCATGGCCAGCGACGGGAAGAGGAATCTGTCCGGTCGCAACAAGGCCGATGCCCTCGTCGAACGTTTTGGCGAGCATGGTTTTGACTATGTCGGAAACGCCGATGTTGATTTGGCCGTGTGGCAACGCGCCCACGGAGCCATCGTGGTTGAAGCGAGCGCCCACCTCTCCTCCGCGGCCAGTCGTGTGGCGCAGGTCAAACAGCGATTTCCAGCGCACAAGGCAACTTTGCGCACATGGCTAAAAGCGCTGCGTGTCCATCAATGGGTCAAAAACGTCCTGGTTTTCCTACCACTCCTGGCCGCGCATCGCATCTTTGATCTGGCAGCCGTAGCCGGCACAGTTCTTTCCTTTCTGTGCTTTGGTCTCTGTGCGTCCAGCGTCTATCTGACCAATGATCTACTCGACCTGACAGCGGATCGACATCATCACAGGAAACGCAGTCGTCCATTTGCCGCGGGCAAGCTACCACTTGCCGCGGGCCCGGTGGTGGCGGCTCTTCTGCTTGTTTGCGGCTTTGCTCTCGCCTCACTTCTGGATGTCAAGTTCGTACTGACGCTCGCCGCCTATTACGTACTGACCACGCTTTACTCGCTTCACCTCAAGCGCGTTGTCATGCTTGACGTGATCGTGTTGGCGATGCTTTACACGACAAGGATCCTTGCCGGCACCGCCGCAATTCAGGGCAAGCATTCGTTCTGGCTCATGGCGTTTTCAATGTTCATCTTCCTCAGCTTGGCCATGGTCAAGCGCTTTACGGAGCTCTTGGGTGCGCAGAAGGCGGGAAAAGTAACGGCGAAAGGTCGCGGCTATGACGTCGATGACATTCCCCTCATACAGTCGCTCGGCAGCGCGAGCGGCTACCTCGCCGTGCTGGTGTTGGCGCAGTACGTTGAAAGCACCGCGAGCAGCATGCTTTATCGACACCCTCACTATCTCTGGCTGCTATGTCCCCTGCTGCTTTATTGGATTAGCCGGACCTGGGCCATTGCCCATCGGGGTGTAATGCATGACGACCCGGTCGTGTTCGCACTGAAGGACAAGGTGAGCCGGATTTTGCTGGTCATTGCCGCCGCGATTGTCGCCATATCGATCTGA
- a CDS encoding FAD-binding oxidoreductase gives MKTQAPSWGLYPKATQHLIGLHDRHAPIPRFDGHLLPRGNGRSYGDSCLNDGGALLLARGLDRYLQFDAATGVIECESGVLLSEILSLAVPQGWFLPVTPGTKFVTVGGAIANDVHGKNHHRSGTFGHHIHGFELRRTDETLRWCSRTENTDWFAATIGGLGLTGLITRVKLQLRRIASPWLNSEVVRFGGLPEFFALSADSEANHEYTVAWIDCAARGKALGRGLFSRANHGPAQPERRPPADIQRKNVPFTPPVSLINNLSLRAFNFAYYHKQRQQLARAVAHYDPFFYPLDAIGNWNRIYGPRGFLQYQCVVPPEDAEQSIHRLMELISKSGSGSFLAVLKQFGQQQSLGMMSFPRTGTTLALDFPNHGSSTLQLLQQLDNVVAESGGRVYPAKDARMSADHFQRYYTNWEAFSGFIDPKFSSSLWRRVTDHAC, from the coding sequence ATGAAGACTCAAGCACCGTCCTGGGGGCTTTACCCAAAAGCGACGCAGCACCTGATTGGGCTGCACGACCGGCATGCGCCCATTCCCCGTTTTGACGGACATCTCTTGCCACGGGGCAACGGCAGGAGTTACGGCGATAGCTGCCTCAACGACGGCGGCGCACTCTTGCTTGCTCGAGGACTGGACAGGTATCTGCAATTTGATGCAGCCACAGGCGTCATCGAATGCGAATCAGGCGTGCTCCTGTCAGAAATTTTAAGCCTCGCCGTACCGCAAGGCTGGTTCCTGCCTGTCACACCTGGCACCAAATTCGTTACCGTCGGCGGGGCCATTGCCAACGACGTCCACGGCAAAAACCACCACCGATCTGGAACTTTTGGGCACCACATCCACGGATTCGAATTGCGTCGCACCGACGAAACACTCCGATGGTGCAGTCGTACGGAGAACACAGACTGGTTTGCGGCAACGATTGGCGGCCTGGGGCTCACCGGCCTAATCACCAGGGTGAAGCTTCAACTGCGCCGGATAGCAAGCCCCTGGCTGAATAGTGAAGTCGTCCGATTTGGAGGGCTGCCGGAGTTCTTTGCATTGTCCGCTGACTCCGAAGCAAATCATGAATACACGGTCGCATGGATCGATTGCGCGGCGCGCGGCAAGGCACTCGGCCGCGGCCTCTTCAGTCGCGCCAACCACGGCCCAGCACAACCAGAAAGACGTCCACCGGCTGACATTCAGCGTAAGAACGTACCATTCACGCCACCGGTCTCGCTGATAAACAATCTGAGCCTTCGCGCATTCAATTTCGCCTACTATCACAAGCAAAGGCAGCAACTTGCCCGAGCCGTAGCGCACTATGACCCATTCTTCTATCCGCTTGACGCGATTGGAAACTGGAATCGGATTTATGGACCGCGCGGATTCCTGCAGTATCAATGCGTCGTTCCACCAGAGGACGCAGAGCAATCGATTCACCGCCTGATGGAGCTGATCTCCAAATCGGGATCCGGGTCTTTTTTGGCGGTACTCAAGCAGTTTGGGCAACAGCAATCACTGGGGATGATGTCGTTTCCACGTACGGGAACCACGCTCGCGCTTGATTTTCCCAATCACGGAAGCTCGACGCTTCAACTGCTGCAGCAATTGGACAACGTTGTTGCGGAATCGGGAGGCCGCGTCTATCCGGCAAAGGACGCTCGAATGTCGGCCGACCATTTCCAGCGGTACTACACGAACTGGGAGGCATTCAGCGGCTTCATCGACCCCAAGTTCTCTTCCAGCCTTTGGCGCAGAGTTACGGACCACGCATGCTAA
- a CDS encoding SDR family oxidoreductase: MLNVLIIGANSAIAEATARIYANRGARLFLVARNSHKLADLTADLSVRGASAVGSCVLDVGDVASQAGALEQAKAFLSSIDVALIAHGTLPKQEACEASVDTALAEFWINASSTIALLTQLGNTFEAKGSGTIAVISSVAGDRGRASNYLYGAAKSAVSTFLSGMGQRLKSKGITILNIKPGFVDTPMTSEFKKGPLWAKPDAVAKGIVRAIDTKKAVVYLPGFWRLIMLVIRHIPETVFRRIRL; the protein is encoded by the coding sequence ATGCTAAATGTTCTTATCATCGGCGCAAACTCTGCCATCGCGGAGGCTACCGCCCGGATTTATGCAAATCGCGGCGCACGACTGTTCCTCGTCGCACGAAACTCCCACAAGCTCGCCGACCTTACCGCAGATCTAAGCGTCCGCGGTGCATCAGCCGTTGGCAGCTGCGTGTTGGATGTAGGTGATGTGGCAAGCCAAGCCGGGGCACTTGAACAGGCGAAGGCCTTCTTGTCATCCATCGATGTTGCACTGATCGCTCATGGCACCTTACCCAAGCAAGAGGCCTGCGAGGCATCCGTTGACACCGCTCTTGCAGAGTTCTGGATAAATGCGAGTTCGACGATTGCACTGCTCACGCAGCTCGGAAATACCTTCGAGGCTAAGGGGAGCGGCACCATAGCCGTCATCTCGTCCGTTGCGGGCGATCGCGGCCGGGCCAGCAACTATCTCTACGGCGCCGCGAAATCTGCGGTGAGCACCTTCTTGAGCGGCATGGGGCAAAGGCTTAAGTCCAAAGGCATCACCATCCTGAACATCAAGCCTGGATTCGTCGACACTCCAATGACAAGCGAGTTCAAGAAGGGACCGCTTTGGGCCAAGCCAGACGCTGTCGCAAAAGGAATTGTTCGAGCCATCGACACAAAGAAGGCCGTCGTCTATTTACCCGGCTTCTGGCGCCTTATCATGTTGGTGATTCGACACATTCCTGAAACGGTCTTCCGCCGTATCAGGCTATAG
- a CDS encoding GtrA family protein has protein sequence MSMQKRENVVPSFTPLIKQFAAFVFVSSISAVCSLIVRYVANLVMPYEVAVGLAQVAGVIIAFTLNRRFVFSGEQVLTYARIWRFTLVNVVSLAIAVTVSSLAFRIVLPNLGVSFHPDVLAQLVGLAACALPSFLGHKYFSFRAAGVR, from the coding sequence ATGAGTATGCAAAAACGGGAAAACGTGGTCCCTTCGTTCACGCCATTGATCAAGCAGTTCGCTGCGTTTGTCTTTGTCAGCTCAATCTCCGCCGTATGTTCGCTGATTGTGCGGTATGTGGCGAACCTGGTCATGCCGTACGAGGTGGCTGTCGGCCTCGCGCAGGTGGCCGGGGTGATTATCGCTTTTACTCTAAATAGGCGCTTTGTATTTTCTGGCGAGCAGGTTCTTACTTACGCCAGAATTTGGCGTTTTACCTTGGTAAATGTGGTGTCGCTTGCAATTGCGGTTACCGTAAGCTCGCTTGCTTTCCGAATTGTCCTGCCGAATTTGGGTGTGAGCTTCCATCCGGACGTCCTTGCGCAGCTGGTCGGACTGGCTGCATGCGCGCTACCGAGCTTTCTTGGTCATAAATATTTTTCTTTCAGGGCAGCCGGTGTTCGTTGA
- a CDS encoding NAD(P)/FAD-dependent oxidoreductase encodes MSTDRVAVLGAGPMGLGVAYQLVKDGRKPVIFEADDRVGGMAASFDFNGLSIERYYHFHATSDDAFFQVLKELGLEDRMHWRETKMGYFHNGRVQPWGNPIALLKFKGLSLPAKIRYGIHAFLCTRRNDWKPLDKIEASGWIRRWVGEEAWELLWRRLFEYKFYDYSNNLSAAWIWSRIRRIGRSRYDLFREKLGYLDGGSDTLLVAMRDYIERNGGEFHLSSPVQKVLMEEGKVTGVEVAGQHLAFDKVISTVPLPYVPRLMPDLPESLLQAYQSVKNVAVVCVIAKLKKPVTNNFWLNTNDPEMDIPGIVEYTNLRPLDCHVVYVPFYMPGEHPTYQDADSVFIDKVRRYLQKINADLEDDDFIDVRASRYRFAQPVCEPGFLDRLPPVKLPIDGLLVADTSYYYPEDRGISESIGLARSMAKMI; translated from the coding sequence ATGAGCACAGATCGCGTAGCAGTACTCGGCGCTGGTCCCATGGGGCTGGGTGTCGCTTACCAGTTAGTCAAGGATGGTCGCAAACCTGTGATCTTCGAGGCCGATGACCGTGTTGGTGGTATGGCTGCATCGTTTGATTTCAATGGCCTAAGCATTGAGCGTTACTATCACTTTCACGCTACGTCTGATGACGCCTTCTTCCAGGTTCTAAAGGAACTCGGCCTTGAGGATCGTATGCACTGGCGCGAAACCAAGATGGGGTACTTCCATAACGGACGCGTCCAACCCTGGGGAAATCCCATCGCATTGCTGAAATTCAAAGGCCTTAGCCTGCCAGCAAAGATTCGATATGGCATTCATGCGTTTTTGTGTACGCGTCGGAATGACTGGAAGCCCCTGGACAAGATCGAGGCCAGTGGCTGGATCCGGCGCTGGGTTGGCGAAGAGGCATGGGAGCTCTTGTGGCGTCGGCTTTTTGAATACAAGTTCTACGACTATTCCAACAATTTGTCGGCGGCTTGGATCTGGAGCCGCATTCGCCGGATTGGCAGGTCACGTTACGACCTATTCCGCGAGAAGCTAGGTTATCTGGATGGCGGCTCGGACACCTTGCTTGTTGCCATGCGCGACTACATCGAGCGAAATGGGGGCGAGTTCCATCTGAGCTCACCCGTTCAGAAGGTGCTGATGGAGGAGGGCAAGGTCACAGGTGTTGAAGTGGCTGGGCAACATCTCGCGTTCGATAAGGTGATCAGCACTGTTCCACTGCCTTACGTGCCGCGCTTGATGCCTGATCTGCCTGAAAGTTTACTGCAGGCCTATCAGAGCGTTAAGAATGTAGCGGTCGTCTGCGTCATAGCAAAGCTGAAGAAGCCTGTAACCAACAATTTCTGGTTGAATACAAACGATCCGGAAATGGATATCCCTGGAATTGTCGAGTACACCAACCTTCGTCCGTTGGATTGTCACGTCGTATACGTGCCTTTCTATATGCCCGGTGAGCATCCGACATACCAGGATGCGGACTCGGTGTTCATCGACAAGGTCCGGCGATATCTGCAGAAGATAAACGCCGATCTTGAGGATGATGACTTCATTGATGTCCGCGCAAGTCGGTACCGGTTTGCACAACCTGTTTGCGAACCAGGATTCCTTGACCGACTTCCGCCAGTGAAGTTGCCCATTGATGGCCTGCTGGTTGCGGATACCTCCTACTATTACCCCGAGGACCGCGGGATTTCCGAGAGCATTGGTTTGGCGCGCTCAATGGCGAAAATGATTTGA
- a CDS encoding glycosyltransferase, translating to MIKYPEISILSKQISALIDRQMIEDDVWRMENAWYGSRVFPERPQGVCVYIGARSGLEVLLQLEYLPGSTIDVVELDARLHEALLVTVRNDSRVRVHASLEALFEALPEGSIVDHMRLEAHYLSMAEALVERYRIIALTTELHGTMQVSDGARRLRGRVEYLYLAHPLGGGRGFDKGAPEFDVSVIVPAYGVEKELAQCIESLAQQTAERLEIIVVDDGSPDRSGEIADDFARRYPGRVFVIHQKNGGCAAARSAGLAAARGEYVGFVDGDDWVDLNMYRHLHDIAINHGAEIAQCGFQLHYSTGEVESGNDIYAGSGPYGRQGVISNAVSILTVQPTIWRRIYSRQFLSANRIDFPAHIKRFDDLPFQFEALSNVKSIVTTAEQYYYYRQGRVGQDIMAKDKRLYVHFEIFDYLKPRICDHAKMDVIFKLLEVELNSHNWSLGRIEPQYKEEYHKLAVDSLRRGYEMLGPKRIRRIAKGLGPVPLALVEASLKP from the coding sequence ATGATCAAGTACCCTGAAATTTCCATTCTCTCCAAGCAGATTTCGGCGTTGATCGATCGTCAGATGATCGAAGATGACGTCTGGCGTATGGAAAATGCCTGGTACGGCAGCCGCGTTTTTCCTGAGCGGCCGCAGGGCGTATGCGTTTACATCGGTGCGCGCTCCGGATTGGAGGTGCTGCTGCAGCTGGAATATCTGCCGGGCTCGACCATCGATGTGGTGGAGCTCGATGCTCGTTTGCATGAGGCCCTGCTCGTCACCGTACGCAATGACTCGCGTGTACGGGTTCATGCGTCCCTGGAAGCGTTGTTCGAGGCGTTGCCCGAGGGTAGCATCGTCGATCATATGCGCCTGGAGGCTCACTACCTGAGCATGGCCGAGGCGCTGGTGGAGCGCTATCGCATCATTGCCTTGACCACCGAGCTCCATGGCACCATGCAGGTGAGCGACGGCGCGCGCAGGTTGCGTGGGCGCGTAGAGTATCTGTACCTGGCCCATCCTTTGGGCGGTGGCCGCGGTTTTGACAAGGGAGCGCCCGAGTTTGACGTATCGGTGATCGTTCCGGCCTACGGCGTCGAGAAAGAACTGGCTCAATGTATCGAGAGTCTTGCTCAGCAAACCGCTGAGCGACTTGAGATCATTGTCGTGGACGACGGCTCGCCGGATCGCAGCGGGGAGATTGCCGACGACTTCGCGCGGCGCTACCCGGGGCGCGTGTTCGTGATCCACCAGAAGAACGGCGGTTGCGCCGCAGCGCGTAGCGCGGGTCTGGCGGCGGCACGTGGCGAGTACGTGGGCTTCGTTGATGGCGACGACTGGGTCGACCTGAACATGTACCGCCACCTGCACGATATCGCCATCAATCACGGTGCCGAGATCGCGCAATGCGGCTTCCAGCTGCATTACTCCACCGGAGAGGTGGAGAGCGGTAACGACATCTACGCAGGCTCGGGCCCCTATGGACGACAGGGTGTGATCAGCAACGCGGTCTCCATTCTGACCGTTCAGCCCACGATCTGGCGTCGTATCTACTCGCGTCAGTTCCTGAGCGCCAACCGCATCGATTTCCCGGCGCACATCAAGCGTTTCGACGACCTGCCGTTCCAGTTCGAAGCGTTGAGCAACGTCAAATCGATCGTTACCACCGCTGAACAGTACTACTACTACCGCCAGGGGCGAGTTGGCCAGGACATCATGGCCAAGGACAAGCGCCTGTACGTGCATTTTGAGATTTTCGATTATCTCAAGCCGCGTATCTGTGACCACGCCAAGATGGACGTCATCTTCAAACTCCTCGAAGTGGAATTGAATTCCCACAACTGGAGCCTGGGGCGCATCGAGCCGCAATATAAAGAGGAGTACCACAAACTTGCGGTGGACTCGCTACGTCGTGGCTATGAAATGCTTGGTCCGAAGCGTATCCGGCGCATTGCAAAGGGACTCGGTCCGGTTCCTTTGGCGCTGGTTGAGGCGTCGCTCAAACCTTGA
- a CDS encoding glycosyltransferase: MTAKRVYTNAAYDKGLAAGSVSIIVPVYNTEAYVLATLKSLEAEHADRHEIIVVHDGGSDNSLAIVSEWAKETQSPALILDQPNAGLSAARTSGMEHARGEFIAFLDSDDLATPGIYSRMTLAAIDNRCDVVLCRGAVLDDTTSRLTPFYDDWLWEEIAGNRVFVQSSLRSEPRLLRLEPNANMRVIRRSFFDAAGVSFEPGLLFEDLPPHVLEMAAASRVGLLNTTGYIYRVNRPGKITDERSRRRFDMIRSAGLAIDAGLSCKLDPQAGGALLSMLVRMLFWCAENVVLSQRKEFFALAAEVLQRVPKEWGMAHRQMFGAQRDRIHVVCFMDGLVDALMLFSLGSRPDISDLLKIYQSQTDDIGKHVLRRMAKTAAARFIRRQRPLVTERIA, encoded by the coding sequence ATGACCGCCAAGCGCGTATATACCAACGCTGCGTATGACAAGGGGCTGGCCGCAGGCTCTGTGAGCATCATAGTTCCGGTCTACAACACCGAAGCTTATGTGCTGGCTACGCTGAAGTCGCTGGAAGCAGAGCACGCTGATCGCCACGAGATCATCGTGGTGCACGACGGGGGGAGCGACAACAGCCTCGCCATCGTGTCCGAGTGGGCCAAGGAGACGCAGAGTCCTGCGCTGATTCTCGATCAGCCCAACGCGGGGCTTTCCGCTGCGCGGACGTCGGGCATGGAGCACGCGCGTGGCGAGTTCATCGCGTTTCTTGACAGCGACGACCTGGCGACTCCTGGCATCTACTCGCGCATGACCTTGGCGGCCATCGACAACCGCTGCGACGTCGTGTTGTGTCGTGGTGCCGTTCTGGACGACACGACCTCGCGTCTCACACCGTTCTATGACGATTGGCTGTGGGAAGAGATTGCCGGCAATCGGGTTTTTGTGCAGAGCAGCCTGCGCAGCGAGCCGCGCTTGTTGCGCCTGGAGCCCAACGCCAATATGCGCGTCATTCGGCGTAGTTTCTTTGATGCCGCGGGAGTGAGCTTCGAGCCCGGCTTGCTGTTTGAGGACCTGCCGCCCCACGTGCTCGAGATGGCTGCGGCCAGCCGCGTTGGCTTGCTGAACACTACGGGCTACATCTACCGTGTAAACCGACCCGGCAAGATCACTGATGAGCGTAGTCGTCGCCGATTCGACATGATTCGCAGCGCGGGTCTGGCGATTGACGCTGGGCTCAGTTGCAAACTTGATCCGCAGGCGGGCGGCGCCCTGCTCAGTATGCTTGTGCGCATGCTGTTTTGGTGTGCGGAGAATGTCGTACTGAGTCAGCGCAAGGAGTTTTTTGCACTGGCGGCTGAAGTGCTGCAGCGCGTGCCCAAGGAATGGGGGATGGCGCATCGGCAGATGTTCGGCGCGCAGCGTGACCGCATACACGTGGTCTGCTTCATGGATGGTCTGGTCGACGCACTGATGCTGTTCAGTCTCGGGAGTCGCCCGGATATCTCAGATCTGCTGAAGATCTATCAGTCGCAGACTGATGATATTGGCAAGCACGTCTTGCGGCGTATGGCCAAGACTGCTGCGGCGCGGTTTATCCGTCGTCAGCGCCCGCTCGTGACCGAGAGAATCGCATGA
- a CDS encoding UDP-galactopyranose/dTDP-fucopyranose mutase family protein: MPKKKIAIAGAGFSGAVITHQLSQAGYEIDVFDTRGHVAGNCHTERDADTGVMVHVYGPHIFHTSNEEVWRYVNEFDEFMPYINRVKANVGGKIYSMPINLHTINQFFGKALSPKEAAAFVTTLADESIADPQTFEEQALRFVGRDLYEAFFRGYTRKQWGMDPTELPASILKRLPLRFNYDDNYYNSRHQGIPKNGYTHIVEKMLDMPGVKLHLSTPFTREMVPSYDHVFYSGPIDKWFDFADGRLAYRTLDFEAHTDNGDFQGNAVINYCDESVPWTRISEHKHFAPWESHEKTVIFRERSRVCGEDDIPYYPIRLVAEMKQLASYVDLARQEQSVTFVGRLGTYRYLDMHVTIAEALDVSRRFLADPDGMPAFNVDM, encoded by the coding sequence GTGCCCAAAAAGAAGATTGCCATTGCCGGAGCCGGCTTTTCTGGCGCAGTCATCACGCATCAATTGAGCCAGGCGGGTTACGAGATCGACGTGTTCGACACTCGAGGCCACGTGGCGGGCAATTGCCATACCGAGCGCGACGCCGACACGGGTGTCATGGTTCATGTGTATGGGCCGCATATTTTTCACACCAGCAATGAAGAGGTGTGGCGTTACGTCAATGAATTCGACGAATTCATGCCGTACATCAATCGTGTGAAGGCCAATGTCGGCGGAAAGATTTATTCCATGCCGATCAATCTGCACACAATCAACCAGTTCTTCGGCAAGGCGCTCTCGCCCAAGGAGGCGGCTGCATTCGTCACCACGCTGGCAGACGAAAGCATCGCTGATCCCCAGACGTTTGAAGAGCAGGCCCTTCGCTTTGTCGGTCGCGATCTGTACGAGGCCTTCTTCCGCGGTTACACCCGCAAGCAGTGGGGTATGGATCCGACTGAGCTCCCCGCAAGCATCCTCAAGCGCTTGCCGTTGCGCTTCAACTATGACGACAACTATTACAACAGTCGGCATCAAGGTATTCCAAAGAACGGATATACCCATATCGTCGAGAAAATGCTCGACATGCCGGGCGTCAAGTTGCATTTGAGCACCCCATTCACGCGTGAAATGGTGCCGAGCTACGATCATGTGTTCTATAGCGGCCCGATCGACAAATGGTTCGATTTTGCCGATGGGCGTTTAGCCTATCGCACCCTTGACTTTGAAGCCCACACCGACAACGGCGATTTCCAGGGCAATGCCGTCATCAACTATTGCGACGAATCGGTGCCGTGGACGCGTATCTCTGAGCACAAGCATTTTGCTCCCTGGGAGTCCCACGAAAAGACGGTGATATTCCGGGAGCGCAGCCGTGTTTGTGGTGAGGACGATATTCCGTACTACCCGATCCGTCTGGTTGCCGAAATGAAGCAGCTAGCCAGCTACGTTGACCTGGCGCGCCAGGAGCAGTCGGTAACGTTTGTTGGTCGTCTGGGCACGTATCGTTACCTCGACATGCACGTGACGATTGCCGAGGCGCTGGACGTGTCGCGCCGTTTCCTTGCCGACCCGGATGGGATGCCCGCGTTCAACGTGGACATGTGA